In the Arthrobacter sp. CDRTa11 genome, GAGGGAGTCACCCTCCCAGAAAACACGGCCCGACGTCGGCAGCGTCAGTCCCGCGCCCACGGTCAGGATGCTGGTCTTGCCTGAGCCGCTTCGGCCGGCAACGCAGTGCATCTCACCGGCGTGCAGGGTGAGGTCAAAACCCTCCACGACGCTGACGGACTCTGCGCCGCCCTTGCCACCGCCATAGCGGATGGTGACATCGCTGAGCTCCAGCGGTGTCCCGTGGTCTGCAGCCTTGACGATGGTGTTGGCGCGCGTCTGGAGAGGGCCTCCACCGGAGTCGGCCCGGCGGCTCCGTTGAACGTTCGTCTGGTTTGTCATTGGACCACTTTCGTTGCAATCGGTATCCAGCAAATCACAGCCACAAGGCCGGCCACTCCGGCCCACAGTGCAGCGTACGGGGCAAGGAGCATTCCTATGCCCAGCGCGCCCAGGACTCCCAGCGGCAGGGCCACCGTTCCCACGAGCGCGTTCTCGAAGAAGCGGACTTGCCGGAGCATGTCCGGGTTCCAGCCCATGGCCTCGAGGATGCCAAGGTACTGGCGTTTGGCGGTGAGCTCAAACCTTCCGGTCACCAGGGTCAGCACCAGCCCAACCGTCACTCCGGCCAGCGCAAGGAGGATGCTTGGCAAAGCTATGCTGGCGGCTGCCAGGCCGCTGAGTGCACTGGCGCCGGCCGCGCGGGGAATATCGATCAGCAGCGCAACCAGTCCGCCGACGGCTGCTCCAAACACGCCAACCGCCACCGCCAGGGACAGGGTGTTGAACTTGTTGGTGCTCAGCTGCCGGTTGGCGAACGTCAGCGGCGAGTCGACGGGGATCAGCCGTTCGTCATGCTGCGGTTCCTGGTCCACCTCGTCACGGTGGCGCAACTGCTGCGCAGCGAAGAACGCCGCAGCCGCATACAGGACCAGGACCGACGCCGAGACGATCACGGTCGCCAGGCTCCAGCTCAGCAGGCTCAGGGCAATTCCTGCTACTGCAAGCAGTGCAGCACCCACCGCGAATTCCTCGAGAACCCAATTCCGGATCCGGCCCTGCGTCCAGCCCATGGCACGGAGGGTGCCGGCTTCCTGCTTGCGTTTCCGGATGTAGCTGACAGTGGACGCGCCGGTCAGAAGCGCGGCCCCACAAAGTGTCAGGAAGAGCAGCGTGACGTTGGTGCCGGTGAGGGATCCGGAGACGGCATCGGCTGCGTTCTGCCGGACCCAGGACTGCTGGACAGTGCCCAGGTCCGATTCCTTGCCGGCGTCGTCCTTGGAGTATCCGGGAACAAAGATGCTGGCGTCCTCGCGGGCGGAACCGGCCACAACGGTGGCTTCCAGGCCCATGGCACGGATCTCGCCGGCCAGCTTTTCGACGTCGGGCTGGGCCTGCTTCCAGCTGCCGGGGGCCTTGGCGCGGACGCGCACGGCGTCGATCACCGCGGCGTTGTCCTTGTAGCCGCGGGCGGCGGCCAGGCCGTAGTAGTCGGTGATGGCGCCGGCGGACTGGCTGGCGAGCCCGGTCGCGCTCAGCGAGGGCTTGAGTTCGGTTTCGGTGACGGCCTTTCCTTCGGCGTCCTTGGTCAGCGTCAACGGGGTGGGGTCGTAGCCGCCCAGGGGCAGCCTGTTGACGTCTCCGGCGGCCTTTTCGACGGCGGAGGGGTCAAACGTTCCGTAGACCATGGCAAGCGGTGCCGCGAGCTTCTCCCCTGTTGCCAGGTCTTCACGGTAGGAACGCTCATCCACGGGGTCGCGCTGGGTCTGGTCCACCGAAGCGCCGCTGGCACTCTTTTCGGGCAGCCGGTTGACGGTGACCCAGTCGCCGGGAACGGCTGACTTTTCAACTGCGCCGTTGTCGGCCGTGCTGCCGTCCGTGTACTTCGGGGCAGACGCAAAGTCGGTGCTCCAGGCTGCAGGAGTGTACAGGCCCTGATTGAAGTTTCCGGTGTTGCCCAGCAGGTCGGAGTGATCCGTGGAGCCAGGCCAGGACAGCGCGAAGGGATCCTTGGAAACGAACGGCAGGTAGTCCTTGTCCAGGGAACGCGTCGCCGTGCCAACGTCCTTGACCACTTTGCCGGACGCGTCGATTTCCTCGATCTTGACGTTGTACTTCAGGTCAAGGGACGTGCCTGAACGCACAATCAGCGGGATGGCCTGGGAATCCGCGGTGAGCAGTCCGTTGCGTTTGGCCTGCTGGTACTGCGTCATCAGGGGAGCCCAGTACTTGAGCTTGACCCCCAGGAAGTCGGGCCCGTCTGCCAGGTCCTGCATGCTGATGCCGTTGGTGAAGAGGCTTTCGAAATGCCGTCCGATGGCGCCGGCATTGCGGGCATCAGCCGGGGGCGCCTTTTCCAGCGGCGCCAGGAAGTCGCCTGCGGAGCCCAGCAGCGCACGTTCTGCCACGGGATCAACAGCCACCACCGACTCTGTCACCTCCGGTGACAGCGGCAAGGAGACTGAAAGGTTGAAGAGGTTGTGCTCGGATCCGCCGGCTGGCGCGGGAAACTTGATGCCGGTTTCCCCGGCCGGCGGGGCAATCCGGATGCTGCTTCCGCCGGCGGCCTTCTCCTCCACAAGCTTGCCTTTGCCCAGGGTGCCTTCGGCGGTGGACTTGAAGAGCGTCTGCTCGGAAACGCCGTCGGAGCTGACTGCGCTGGCCGTCAGCCGGTAGGTCTTGGGAGTGTCGCTCAGGACCGACTCCGCAGCCGGCCACTTGCTGGGCTCGGTGGCGCCCGCAGCCTGGTCGGCTGTGGCAGTGCCTGCCAGCCCGGCGTTGTAGCCAAGGTAGTCCATGGCATCAAGCCGGGGCGCCTCGAGGTTCTGCGTCACCCTGGATACCAGGCTGATGGGAGCTGCCACCGACGTACCCGTGAGGTCACGGATGGCCTCCAGCTGGTCAAAACTGATTCCGCCGCCGCCGTTGGCGATTTCCGGCTGCATCAGCGCGCCGGACCCCGCCTTGGCCTGGACCAGGACATCGTAAAGTCCGCGTGAATTCTCATCCACGGTCCGGTTGAGCGCGGCCTGCGACTGGCCTTGGACGAGGACCGACAAGCACATGGCTGCGATCAAGATGGCCGCGGTCAGCAGCAGCACTTTGCTTCTGATGAACCTCTGGACGGCGTTCATTGGGCTCCCTGAAACCTGGATTGCGTGTGTGCACCCCCACGTCCGCCGGGCGGAGCTAAAGGATTACCTGCGGGGTGTGCAAAAGGTATTGGCCGGCCTGCCGGATGTGTGTCCTGAATCAGGACCCAGTCATTGTAAGCAGACCGGCCAATCATACGTGGCCGACGTTAATCCGCCGTTCACGTGGTGCGGTTCTTAGTCCTCGAGGTCCACTTCGCGGACCATCTCGGCGCCGATTCCGGCCTTGATGGCGTCCAGGACCTGCTGCGGAACGGAACTGTCGATGGTGAGCAGTGCCAGTACCTGCCCGCCCTCAGCCTGCCGCGCCACCTGCATTCCGGCGATGTTGATGTTGTTCATGCCCAGGATGTGGCCGATGGTGCCGATCACTCCGGGGCGGTCGGCATAGGCCACCACCACAAGGTGCTCGCTGATGGGGATCTCCACGTCATAGCCGTTGAGGCCAACCAGCTTCTCCACCTGCTTGGGGCCAGTCAGGGTGCCGG is a window encoding:
- a CDS encoding ABC transporter permease; this encodes MNAVQRFIRSKVLLLTAAILIAAMCLSVLVQGQSQAALNRTVDENSRGLYDVLVQAKAGSGALMQPEIANGGGGISFDQLEAIRDLTGTSVAAPISLVSRVTQNLEAPRLDAMDYLGYNAGLAGTATADQAAGATEPSKWPAAESVLSDTPKTYRLTASAVSSDGVSEQTLFKSTAEGTLGKGKLVEEKAAGGSSIRIAPPAGETGIKFPAPAGGSEHNLFNLSVSLPLSPEVTESVVAVDPVAERALLGSAGDFLAPLEKAPPADARNAGAIGRHFESLFTNGISMQDLADGPDFLGVKLKYWAPLMTQYQQAKRNGLLTADSQAIPLIVRSGTSLDLKYNVKIEEIDASGKVVKDVGTATRSLDKDYLPFVSKDPFALSWPGSTDHSDLLGNTGNFNQGLYTPAAWSTDFASAPKYTDGSTADNGAVEKSAVPGDWVTVNRLPEKSASGASVDQTQRDPVDERSYREDLATGEKLAAPLAMVYGTFDPSAVEKAAGDVNRLPLGGYDPTPLTLTKDAEGKAVTETELKPSLSATGLASQSAGAITDYYGLAAARGYKDNAAVIDAVRVRAKAPGSWKQAQPDVEKLAGEIRAMGLEATVVAGSAREDASIFVPGYSKDDAGKESDLGTVQQSWVRQNAADAVSGSLTGTNVTLLFLTLCGAALLTGASTVSYIRKRKQEAGTLRAMGWTQGRIRNWVLEEFAVGAALLAVAGIALSLLSWSLATVIVSASVLVLYAAAAFFAAQQLRHRDEVDQEPQHDERLIPVDSPLTFANRQLSTNKFNTLSLAVAVGVFGAAVGGLVALLIDIPRAAGASALSGLAAASIALPSILLALAGVTVGLVLTLVTGRFELTAKRQYLGILEAMGWNPDMLRQVRFFENALVGTVALPLGVLGALGIGMLLAPYAALWAGVAGLVAVICWIPIATKVVQ